ATCGACGTTTCATATAAAAACAGGCATATTATGCTCAATACAGCCGTCAAAAATCAAACTTGCTCATAATACCAGTCTGTCCAAAATAATGGGTAAATTTGCGTGTTTTATCGATCAATTTATCGACCAAAGAGTGATTACAAATGCTAAAAAACAAAAAAACACGATCGCAATCGTGTTTTTTGTATGCTTATGACCTTTATTAAGCGTATCTTTAATAGCTCTAATCAATAGGCTCAACTTATTCAACAAAGTGTTTAATGGCTGCCAATCAAGATTTGTTGTTCAGGATTAATTTTAGTCAGCTCAAGATTTTGAATAAAACGCCCTTCGACATCAGTGATAGTGATTTGCCAATCGTCTATGACCACGCTCTCACCTTCTAAATCTCCGACATGACCAAGGGTCTGCATGACCAAGCCACCCATAGTATCGACATCAGTATCATCAAAATGACAGCCAAGCTCATCGTTACAATCTTCAATCACGGTAGACGCTTGGACACGCCAAGTATTGGGCTTTTCAGGGTCAGCGACGATATTATTAATGTCACTGTCTTCATCAAAATCATCATGCTCATCGACGATGTCACCGACGATTTCCTCAAGCAAATCCTCCATCGTGACCACACCACCAAAATTGCCAAATTCATCGACAACAATCGCCATATGAACTTGGGTACGCTGTAATGAGCGCAGCAAAGTATCAGAGCGTGCACTTTCACTGATATAGAGTGGCTGACGCACCAAATCTCTTAAGCGCTTGCTACTGATTTTCTCTTCTTCATCGCGCACCATGTGCACCAACAGAGGAATCAAATCTTTTGCCAACAGAATACCAATGACCGCATCGTCATCTTGGCTATCAAAAACCGGATAGCGCGAATGGGTGGTTTCAAGGATGATATCCATGACTTCAGCGAGGCTGGCGCTTTCGTGTAGCCCAACCACCTGCGGGCGCGGTGTCATGATTTCACGCACTTGTGTTGCAGGCAAATCAAGCACACCTTCTAACATATCCACGGTGTCAGGTTCTAGAAATTGGCGCGAGTCTTGCACCAAACGTATCAGTTCATCTCGGGTTTCGGGGGCGGTCGATAGCCAGCGTTTTAAGCCGCGCATCGACCAACTACTCGGGCTTGGAGCATCTTCAGACATGATGGTGTGAGTTAACCTCTTTAATTAATGTAATGGCAATTAGAATCATAAAAATGATAGATGGGGATAAAAAGGCTAAATAAAACAGTCAGCTTATCATTAAGAGGATATTAAAGCACAAATCATCCATCTTAATCAGGTTTACTTTATCGCAAGGCTTGGCGACATTCAACGTCAAATTCACTCAAATTGTATTGTCAGTGTGTTGCAATTTTTGCTATGGTCAAAGCCTGTTTCTTTCTTAATAAAAGCCAACACAAAGGCAAAATAAACCTTATGTCGCTACGTGCCTTTTTTTCTCGCCTATTTTCGTCGCACTCAACTGGTCATCGTTCAGACAATGGCTTAGGCAATCATCAGTTAAATAATGAAAAGGCAAATAGCACATTGAATAAACCATCGAATCGTAAGCCACTAAAAACTAAGCCGACCAAACCCAAGTGGCGATATTATTTGCTGCAATTTTTTATTGCGCTAACGCTGTTACTGTCAGCGGTTTGGCTATTGCTAGCGATTTGGTATCAATTCGGTGGTCAATCAGTTATCGCGTGGTTCACAACCATTACTGTCATTGGACTACTGGCAGCACTACTTGCTATTCACTTGCGGACAAGCATGGCTGAGACACTGATAAACAGGCTCACTGGCATAAGGAAAGTGAATAGTAAACGTATTTCTGCAAAGACTGTTGTTAAAAGCCTTATAGCCACTTATACGGCATTTTGGCTAATCGGTCTTGGCTGGTTTTTCTCTATTGAAGCAGAGCAATCACGTGACTGGATGCCAGAAGTCTCTGAAAGAGTCACTTATAGGCGCGATCCTAGCAATCCTGATCTGATTACACTCACCAATGTACGAAATTTTGATTGGCATACCGACACAGAAGCGACAGAGCGCTGGGAGACGCGCACGATTGATATGTCTAAACTATCGGGTATCGATGTGAGTAATTCGTATTGGATGGGACCACTGATTGCTCATACTTTGGTGAGCTTTCGGTTTGAAGATGAGCGCCCGCTTGCCTTTTCATTTGAGATTCGTAAAGAGAATGGCGAATCGTTTTCGGCATTGGCAGGATTTTTTAGACGTTTTGAATTGAGCCTGATTGCCGCTGAAGAGCGCGATATTATATACACACGTACTAACGCGCGCGGCGAGCAAGTCTATTTCCCATTAGCCATCTACAGCAGCATGAAGTCAAAGCATTGTTTGAGTCATATTTGACAGCCGCTGATGAGCTCAATGCCAAGCCTGCTTGGTACAACACTTTAACCAGCAACTGTACCAATATTATCTTTTATATGGCGCGTCTGGTCAGTGATGATCGTCTGCCATGGGACTACAGGATTTGGGTCTCTGGTTGGTTGCCCAATTATCTTTATGATGCCGGTATGTTAGACGCCAATCCCGAAAATAGAGGACAACCTTGGTCGATGGATACCTGGTATGAGCGCACCCATATCAATCCAAAGGTTAAAGGATTTCAGAATAGCAACGATATTCATGGCAGCGAATTTTCACGGCAAATTCGACAAAGCATTCCTATTCCGCCATTGGCTGATTCGCAAAATATTGCCGAAGCAAATGCTAAATCTGCCGCTCAAGCTTCACATTGATATCGCTTCTATTAAATGTTTTGACAACCAAGAGTTAGAGATTGTTAAGGCTTTACCCAATTTACCACGCGCGTTTCCATCTCTTCATCATCCATACCGATCTCAGTCACGCAGCGCCCTGCTACGCCGACATTGGCAGCGCGCATTTGTTGCTTGGTTGCCACTGCATTTTGGGTCAATAATAAATGCCAATTTGGCAAGCTTTGCCCTTTATATAAGCGTTTATAGGCACAGTGCGACGGTAGCCACATCATATTTGGCAGATTATCAATCGTCAGCTGAATGCAATCTGGCACATGCTCTTGGCGTGTCGAATAATGCGTGCAATAGCCGGTCGCACAGTCCATTAGCTGGCAAGTTACATCGGTATATTCAACCAAATCTTCATCAACATTACCCTGCTCGTCCTCATCAATATATTTAATCAAGCAACAGCTACCGCAGCCATCACATAAGGCTTCCCATTCGCTAGGGTTTAATTTTGCTAGCGTATAGCGTGACCAAAACTGCGGGCGCAGTGATTCAGTCGAGCCACCTTCAAATAATAAAGGCGTGTCCGTAGCAGCTCTTAAGTGGGATTTATCGTTATTTAACAAATTTAGGGTCATAAAACTGCCGTATCATTTTGACAAAGAGCGTTACAGTATTATAGCTGTTTTTGACTAAGTTGGGCGTTATGGTAGTAAAGGTCAGCAAATAGATCACTCAAAAAATACAGATATCTGATACTTATAACGTAAATTTCATTACCTAAAAAAGGACAATACTATGTCAATTAAGACGTTTGAATTAATCAGTACCACTGAAAATGGTATTCAATTGATTAGCTATGTCGCATTACCAGAAAATGCGACAGATGATAATCCTGTCGCTGGCATTTTGGTCGCGCCCGAATGGTGGGGCGTAGTCGAGCATCCAAAGAATGTCACTGAACGCTTAGCAAAAGCAGGCTACGCCGCGGTCGCTATGGACGTATACGGTGAAGGTAAACTGACTTCTGATGCTGCACAAGCAAATCTGTGGATGGAGCAAGTATTAGCCGATCAAGATATGCTGATGGCGCGCTGCCGTTTGATTCTCAATGACTTTAGTGATCAACTAGCCGTTGATAGCGATAAGTTAGGTGCAATTGGCTATTGCTTTGGTGGCAAAATCGTCCTTGATATGGCGCGCGAAGGTATGCCCTTAAAAGCAGTCGCTACTTTCCACGGCAACCCATCACCGAAGCAGCCTGCCAATGAGCAGTTCACTGCTAAAGTATTGGTTGCTCATGGTCGTGATGACTCTATGGTATCTATGGATGCGATAGAAGGTCTTAAGTCAGAGCTAGATGCGGCGAACGTTGATTACACTATTGATGTTTATGATGGTGCTAAGCATGGCTTTACCAATCCAAATGCGGATGAGCGCGCTGCTAAAAATGATGTTGATCTTGGTTATAACGAAACGGCGGCCAAACAGAGCTGGGACAATATGCTGGAGTTTATGAAAGACAATTTGGCATAATAGCTTTTTATACTACTTTGACATTCAATAAGCTTATTTAAGCCCTTTCAATTTCGTTGAATAAGCTCATTTGTGGCGTGTTGGGCGCGTCACTCTTGTGCTTACAATCAAATAGCGTCATTATCACTCAATGGACGGACAGATTGAGTGGGAATGATGCTATATTTTTTGATGGGTTCTTTAGGTTGGCTGGTTGTAATTACTTTAATAGTAATTATGATTGCCCTTTATATTAGGCTGCATCAGCAATTGGCACAACTGCGTCAAGACATGGCGCAGCTAAAGAGCGAGCTTGAGCAGCAAAAGAATAGTACCACTACTATAGAAGATACTGCTGTAAAAAGTATCTTTGACATCGAATTATCTGGGGATGATGCATTGTCATCAACAGAAAAATCAATGCCGCCCCCATTACCACTTAGTGCTTTATCCTCTAATCCTCTATCAAATAACTTTGTATCAACATCTGCAAAACAATCATCAGTTTCCAATAGCCAGCTTTTGATCGATAAAGCCGCTAATGCGCCGATAGAACCTGACGAGCGCTCATTTCCTATTGTTACCTCACTTCTTCATTCGATTCAAAACTGGTTTTTGGGTGGCAACCTAGTAGTGCGTGTTGGAGTATTGGTTTTACTGATCGGCGTGGTTCTACTGCTGCGCTTACTAAGTGACTTAATCCAAGTGCCTATTAGCGTCAAGCTAACAGTCATTATTATCCTAGGATTAGGGCTGGCAGGATTAGGCTTAAAGCTAGCGGCAAAACGCTTTGCGTATGGTATTAGCTTGCAAGGTACTGGCTTAGCCATTGCTTATTTGACCACATTTTTTGCCTATAGGGTCTATCAGGTGATTGGTAGTCTGCCAAGCTTTATAGCGCTTGGCATATTATCAGCAGTCACGGTCGCTTTAGCGGTACGCCAAAACGCTTTTCCTTTGGCATTATTAGCATTATCCGGTGGATTTTTTGCACCGATTTTGACCAGTCAAGATACTGGCAGCTTAACGATACTCTTTAGCTATTACTTGTTATTAAATATTACCATTGCCATTATTGCCCATTATCGCCCATGGAAGGTGCTCAATTTATTTGGCGCGAGCGTCACATTTGGTTTGGCATACTACTGGGGATTGACTGAAAATTTAGCGGTAATTATTGATAATCAGCGTTGGACGTTGGTATTACTCGTCGCGCTACATGTACTGCTGTATCTATTCGTCGTCATTCGCTATGCACAGCAAATCATTGCTTACAATGATACTATTTCTTATGACAATAGTGACGCCACTACCGTTATGGCTACTGATACCGACCAGACTGCTGATATTAAGAGTCAGCATGCCAGCTATGTGTTTCCTATTGATATTGGGCTACTGTTCTCTGTACCGCTAATGGCATTTGGTTTATTTTCAGCGTTACTGTACGATATCAATCACGCTTTAACCCTCACTAGCGCAGTTTTAGCCGTAATTTATTTGGGGCTTGGTTGGACGTTTATTCAGCGCAGTCAGCGTTATGCATTGATTATGGAAGGGATGCTGGCATTAGGCTTTGGCTTTTTAGCATTAGTGATTCCGCTGGCATTAAATGCAGAATGGATTGCCTTCGGCTGGTCGGTTCAAGGATTAGCATTGGTATGGTTTGGCAGGCGTTCTCTTCGTGCATGGTCAGTATTATTGGGTTTAGTATTGCAGCTAATTAGCATTGGTATGTTATCAAATACCTTTGTCATTACCCTTGATTACTATCCAACGCTCGCATTAACCATTTCTGCCATCAGTGCAATTGCCAGCGTCTTTATCTTACGTGCCA
The window above is part of the Psychrobacter cryohalolentis K5 genome. Proteins encoded here:
- a CDS encoding HlyC/CorC family transporter, which produces MSEDAPSPSSWSMRGLKRWLSTAPETRDELIRLVQDSRQFLEPDTVDMLEGVLDLPATQVREIMTPRPQVVGLHESASLAEVMDIILETTHSRYPVFDSQDDDAVIGILLAKDLIPLLVHMVRDEEEKISSKRLRDLVRQPLYISESARSDTLLRSLQRTQVHMAIVVDEFGNFGGVVTMEDLLEEIVGDIVDEHDDFDEDSDINNIVADPEKPNTWRVQASTVIEDCNDELGCHFDDTDVDTMGGLVMQTLGHVGDLEGESVVIDDWQITITDVEGRFIQNLELTKINPEQQILIGSH
- a CDS encoding DUF4105 domain-containing protein encodes the protein MSLRAFFSRLFSSHSTGHRSDNGLGNHQLNNEKANSTLNKPSNRKPLKTKPTKPKWRYYLLQFFIALTLLLSAVWLLLAIWYQFGGQSVIAWFTTITVIGLLAALLAIHLRTSMAETLINRLTGIRKVNSKRISAKTVVKSLIATYTAFWLIGLGWFFSIEAEQSRDWMPEVSERVTYRRDPSNPDLITLTNVRNFDWHTDTEATERWETRTIDMSKLSGIDVSNSYWMGPLIAHTLVSFRFEDERPLAFSFEIRKENGESFSALAGFFRRFELSLIAAEERDIIYTRTNARGEQVYFPLAIYSSMKSKHCLSHI
- a CDS encoding DUF4105 domain-containing protein codes for the protein MTAADELNAKPAWYNTLTSNCTNIIFYMARLVSDDRLPWDYRIWVSGWLPNYLYDAGMLDANPENRGQPWSMDTWYERTHINPKVKGFQNSNDIHGSEFSRQIRQSIPIPPLADSQNIAEANAKSAAQASH
- a CDS encoding YcgN family cysteine cluster protein, whose product is MTLNLLNNDKSHLRAATDTPLLFEGGSTESLRPQFWSRYTLAKLNPSEWEALCDGCGSCCLIKYIDEDEQGNVDEDLVEYTDVTCQLMDCATGYCTHYSTRQEHVPDCIQLTIDNLPNMMWLPSHCAYKRLYKGQSLPNWHLLLTQNAVATKQQMRAANVGVAGRCVTEIGMDDEEMETRVVNWVKP
- a CDS encoding dienelactone hydrolase family protein, translating into MSIKTFELISTTENGIQLISYVALPENATDDNPVAGILVAPEWWGVVEHPKNVTERLAKAGYAAVAMDVYGEGKLTSDAAQANLWMEQVLADQDMLMARCRLILNDFSDQLAVDSDKLGAIGYCFGGKIVLDMAREGMPLKAVATFHGNPSPKQPANEQFTAKVLVAHGRDDSMVSMDAIEGLKSELDAANVDYTIDVYDGAKHGFTNPNADERAAKNDVDLGYNETAAKQSWDNMLEFMKDNLA
- a CDS encoding DUF2339 domain-containing protein, whose translation is MMLYFLMGSLGWLVVITLIVIMIALYIRLHQQLAQLRQDMAQLKSELEQQKNSTTTIEDTAVKSIFDIELSGDDALSSTEKSMPPPLPLSALSSNPLSNNFVSTSAKQSSVSNSQLLIDKAANAPIEPDERSFPIVTSLLHSIQNWFLGGNLVVRVGVLVLLIGVVLLLRLLSDLIQVPISVKLTVIIILGLGLAGLGLKLAAKRFAYGISLQGTGLAIAYLTTFFAYRVYQVIGSLPSFIALGILSAVTVALAVRQNAFPLALLALSGGFFAPILTSQDTGSLTILFSYYLLLNITIAIIAHYRPWKVLNLFGASVTFGLAYYWGLTENLAVIIDNQRWTLVLLVALHVLLYLFVVIRYAQQIIAYNDTISYDNSDATTVMATDTDQTADIKSQHASYVFPIDIGLLFSVPLMAFGLFSALLYDINHALTLTSAVLAVIYLGLGWTFIQRSQRYALIMEGMLALGFGFLALVIPLALNAEWIAFGWSVQGLALVWFGRRSLRAWSVLLGLVLQLISIGMLSNTFVITLDYYPTLALTISAISAIASVFILRASNSPISLPISLPISLPISSPMTATQGSMPSVHDYENQLNANNTLSEYGKALGISETATQQWFESINNQSIAFKIIWQRPSLIRLLTLTAVGWLLYVLVLDFDQWLANWQLATSTLIALASVVSMIIYHFINQYRSWREIRQFSHSMLLLFYAMLILQLPQQYEFDYQWTAFYWPIFTTLFIGWLILGQLWLKTWHNNANNDNNNGAKLKGHDSASWLGTGIIILAEAVHYELPDSKGVMTILVPVALMLAGLWLTYRQQNNNLTKNSSSPPPMYWFDRQRALLGCAKIFVPLTLCWVIFTNFTYDGVIWGLPYLPLLNLYDVTLWLVLFYGLGVYLLRQRGAHSQNLFSAIRKSDTLLIVLALISFWILSSMLVRTLHAFINTPLWIAELYDYHTGGAWDSEQVQTGLTILWTLLALVATIIASRYLQRALWFMGIGLLGIVVLKLVLVDLSQTEAIWRVISFLGAGSLILLIGYLAPLPPARDGTAEQVES